CCTCGAGCATTCTCGGCCCAGCACCGCACGCTGATGCGCCTGGGAGTCGCGCTCTTCGTCACCGGGGGGGCACTCATCCTCCTGGGCGTACGGAACTTCAACTGAGGTCCGCGCGCTCGCTCCCCGGCGAGCGGCGCGAGGCGCGAGGCGCGGACACCGGCACCCTCCCGTCTACTTCTTCGCCGCGCCCTTCTTCTTGCCCTTCGCGTCCGCCGCCTTGCCCTGCTTCTGGAGCTCGAGGACGTAGTGGGTGAGCGCCCAGCGCTCCTGCTCGGGGAGGTGCGTGAAGGGGACCATGGCGCTCCCCGGAATACCGGTGGAGATCGTCTTGAAGACCTCCTCCGGCTTGTCGCCCTTCTTGAAGGCCTCGGTCCCGAAGTTGCGCGGCTTCGGCACCAGATACATGCCCGCCGGACCGTTCCCCTCGCCCTTCTCTCCGTGACAGGACTGGCAATAGGAGGTGAACGCGCTCTTGCCCTTCGAGAGCAGTTCCGGTGTGGCCTTGGGCGTCTCGGCCCCGATGGCCGAGCCCGACACCACGACCGCCAACATCAGTCCCATCCCCTTCGTCTTCATGAGTTCCTCTCGGATGATGAATCCGCCGGCCGCTCGGCACGTCGCGCGCGGAGTCTCCCGGCCCTTCATGTCCATTGTAGCCGATGCCGGCAAGGTCACCGGCCCTGGCGCCTTCGGGCGGGCGGACGCAGCGGTGGTTGGACGGGCTGTCACACCCCGCGAGCCAGCGCTGACAGGTTGTCGCGCCCGGGGTGTGCGGCACACGGGGAAGCGCCGCGCTCTTCCCTCTGGAGTGGCCCGTGGCGGGGCCGTTGGTACCGGCCTTGCTCTGGGGGAGTGCATCCACGCACCCTCACAGGAGGCCCTCCATGTCCACGCTCATCCGCCCAGCCTTCCATGCCCTCGCCATGCTCTGCGTCGCGTGCACCTGCATGGTGGCCGCGCAGGCGGTGAACTCGGTGGTGGACGCCTGGCTCCAGCCCCTCCCCTCCTTGGAAGAGCCGCCCAGGAAGGCGCGCGCCCAGGAGGAAATACCGCTCCCCCTCGCCCTGGGACCGCTCGCCCGCATCCTGGGCCTTCCGGACAAGCTGCGGGAGGAGGTCATCGCCGCCCCGGGGGACGAAAGCGACGAGGCGGTGCCGAACACACTGGGCCTGAAGCTGCTGGGCACGATGGTGGGGGCGAATTCCTCCAACACCTTCGCCTCCGTGTACGACGGCACCGCGGGCCGTACGCGCTCGGTGTGGATGGGCGGCGACATCCTGGGCGCCCAGGTGGTGGCCATCGAGCGCACGCGGGTGCTGCTGATGAACTCGGGACGGCTGGAGTACGTCAGCCCCACGGCGACGGACGCGCTTCCCCCGCCCGTGGCGCCACGGGCCGCCACGGCCCCCGCCGCGACGGAACCGAAGTCCGGAGTCGAGGTCCGGCAGGTGGGTCCGCAAAGTTACGAGGTCTCGCGGAGGGACCTGGATGTGGCGCTCGCCAACCCGAGCGAGCTGCTCATGCAGGCGCGCGTCATCCCCGCCATGCGCAACGGGGAGTCACAGGGCTTCAAGCTGTTCTCCATCCGGCCCGGCTCGCTCTACGGCCGCATCGGCCTGCAGAATGGGGACA
The sequence above is drawn from the Archangium gephyra genome and encodes:
- a CDS encoding c-type cytochrome → MKTKGMGLMLAVVVSGSAIGAETPKATPELLSKGKSAFTSYCQSCHGEKGEGNGPAGMYLVPKPRNFGTEAFKKGDKPEEVFKTISTGIPGSAMVPFTHLPEQERWALTHYVLELQKQGKAADAKGKKKGAAKK
- the gspC gene encoding type II secretion system protein GspC, encoding MSTLIRPAFHALAMLCVACTCMVAAQAVNSVVDAWLQPLPSLEEPPRKARAQEEIPLPLALGPLARILGLPDKLREEVIAAPGDESDEAVPNTLGLKLLGTMVGANSSNTFASVYDGTAGRTRSVWMGGDILGAQVVAIERTRVLLMNSGRLEYVSPTATDALPPPVAPRAATAPAATEPKSGVEVRQVGPQSYEVSRRDLDVALANPSELLMQARVIPAMRNGESQGFKLFSIRPGSLYGRIGLQNGDILQRINGLSIASAERGLEAFQKLRESSHIELEVERNGQPMRLTYSMR